In Pseudomonas sp. DNDY-54, a genomic segment contains:
- a CDS encoding YheU family protein → MLIPHNQLEPETLTRLIEDFVTREGTDNGDETPLDVRVERVRHALSKGTAVIVFDADHQQCQLALRRDVPKEWLED, encoded by the coding sequence ATGCTCATCCCACACAATCAGCTAGAACCGGAAACCCTCACCCGCCTGATCGAGGATTTTGTCACCCGTGAAGGCACGGACAATGGGGACGAGACGCCACTGGACGTCCGCGTTGAACGGGTACGCCATGCATTGAGCAAGGGCACGGCGGTGATTGTCTTCGACGCCGACCACCAGCAATGCCAGCTAGCGCTCAGACGTGACGTGCCCAAGGAATGGCTGGAAGATTGA